One Campylobacter concisus genomic window, ATATAAATTTGTCCCTACGCTTTATAGTCTATATTTCTCTCAAATTCTCTCAAACGCTTATTAACCGACCTTAGCTCCGTTATTATCGTCCAGTTATCGATAAAGACGCTAAAACTCTCTCTGACCTGCGAGAAAGCGTTGCTAGCTTGGATCAAAACACCAAGCGTGATGACACCGCTAAATAGGCCATTACCCATGATGATGTAAGGCACGATGACAAGAATTTGCGAAAACGAGATGAGCCAAAGATTGAAGTAGCCGTAGTGCAAAAATAGCTTGTAGTAGTTTAGCTTGACCCCCGTAAAAAGCTCTAGCATGACGTTTGGCTGGCAAAATTTGACCTTGTCGTCCTCGCCGTAAACTAGCTCTTTTCTAAAGGCCGCCTCTGCTTTTTGGTTGTTATACTCAAGATGTGGCAGCTTTATGCCTACAAACCACGATACGATGAGGCCTCCGATGCTAATTAACAGCGCGATATAAACTAGCGAGCCATTGATATCTTTTATGTAAGGCAGGCTCACGCTTTTGCTTAGCTCCCAAAGCACCGGTATAAAGGCGATGAGTGTCATAAATGCCTTTAAAACCTGCACACCAAGGCTCTCCATGATCTTAGCAAAGCGATAAACATCCTCTTGGATACGCTGTGAGCTGCCCTCGATGTCATTTTGGCAGTTTCGCCAAAATTTGAGGTATTTAAAGGTCATCGCCTCCCTCCAGCGAAAGACCCAGTGGCTCGCAAAGAACGATATCACCGTGTAGGTTACGACGTATGGCATGGCGATCTTTATGAAATTTAATATCTCGCGCCAAAACTCATCTACTTTGTGATCCTTTGAGTTTTGCACGATGTCGTAGAAATTTTTATACCACTCGTTGATGCGGACGTTTAGATGCGTTTGATAGACAAGTAGTAAGATGATAAAGATCGCTCCGCCGTAAGCCCAAAGCGCCCATTTTTTATCTTTAAAAAATGATGAAAACATAAAGTGCCTTTTGTAAATTTTGGCAATTATAGCAGGCAAGGTTTAAGCATTTATATAAAATTTAAATCCAAACTATATCATTTTGCAAATTTTAACGTAAAGGAAAATGATGAAGAAAT contains:
- a CDS encoding putative transporter; the encoded protein is MFSSFFKDKKWALWAYGGAIFIILLLVYQTHLNVRINEWYKNFYDIVQNSKDHKVDEFWREILNFIKIAMPYVVTYTVISFFASHWVFRWREAMTFKYLKFWRNCQNDIEGSSQRIQEDVYRFAKIMESLGVQVLKAFMTLIAFIPVLWELSKSVSLPYIKDINGSLVYIALLISIGGLIVSWFVGIKLPHLEYNNQKAEAAFRKELVYGEDDKVKFCQPNVMLELFTGVKLNYYKLFLHYGYFNLWLISFSQILVIVPYIIMGNGLFSGVITLGVLIQASNAFSQVRESFSVFIDNWTIITELRSVNKRLREFERNIDYKA